Proteins encoded in a region of the Panicum hallii strain FIL2 chromosome 3, PHallii_v3.1, whole genome shotgun sequence genome:
- the LOC112885602 gene encoding basic salivary proline-rich protein 2-like, with the protein MPTLDEGSLAVRQQGGDPNRGIHIPSTSPNRQQRASQGPRGPSPGGPAPAGKGKDKVAVPKHRHKDNVGAAPTRRDDEAQGAAPARSSQAEGSKSQRLQRGDGSFVGEPAPKPSSYTTTAGAEAANPAPAAKSASGWGPPPKVRGILGGNKGPPNRPGRPASDVSAGDALAGGSGPQPVPSSSPAGESATTPAGSPPAPAPGAAGPKGPEPEATTPPRPEAAPQEEATGPAATTEAPAAAAAPDAMAEPPPAKPAAEEAAVMAEAAAPEAAEVLEVAEVASTTTPPAQEEEPEVVLGRRLLPSPAEIPLPRLFAKSQQTARDAGERTELALERELLQEQLQRALDQEAAAAQQERAAARREKNATERELVVEMRVNAVADREKITLELANQAKVVVEVTKEQEAALAEREAAVAEREAKVAAREEEEVARL; encoded by the exons cccaatcgCGGGATTCACATCCCTAGCACCTCCCCCAACCGCCAGCAGCGCGCCAGCCAAGGTCCCAGGGGGCCAAGTcccggaggtccggcccccgccgGGAAGGGGAAAGATAAGGTGGCGGTGCCGAAGCACCGCCACAAGGACAACGTGGGTGCCGCCCCGACTCGGAGGGACGACGAGGCTCAGGGGGCAGCCCCCGCGCGGAGCAGCCAAGCAGAGGGGTCCAAGTCCCAGAGGCTCCAGCGCGGCGACGGCTCCTTCgtcggggagccggcccccaaac CGTCCAGTTACACCACCACCGCTGGAGCCGAGGCCGCaaaccccgcccccgccgccaagAGCGCCAGCGGCTGGGGACCACCACCAAAGGTCCGGGGGATCCTCGGCGGGAACAAAGGTCCCCCCAATCGCCCGGGGCG GCCCGCATCCGACGTGTCTGCCGGCGACGCGCTAGCTggggggtccggcccccagccagtacCTTCCTCATCCCCTGCTGGGGAGTCAGCGACAACTCCAGCAGGGTCTCCGCCCGCGCCAGCACCAGGAGCTGCCGGACCCAAAggtccggagccggaggccaCCACACCTCCAAGGCCCgaagccgccccccaggaggaggccacCGGACCTGCTGCGACGACCGAGGCGCCAGCAGCTGCAGCGGCGCCGGACGCCATGGCGGAGCCCCCTCCAGCCAAGCCAGCAGCAGAGGAGGCTGCAGTAATGGCAGAGGCGGCAGCGCCGGAGGCTGCGGAGGTGCTGGAGGTCGCAGAGGTCGCCAGCACCACCACTCCACCTgcacaggaggaggagccggaggtggtgctggggaggcGCCTTCTCCCGAGCCCAGCGGAGATCCCCCTCCCCCGCCTCTTTGCCAAGAGCCAGCAG acCGCCCGCGACGCCGGGGAGCGCACCGAGCTCGCGCTGGAGCGCGAACTCCTGCAGGAGCAGCTGCAGAGGGCTCTCGACCAAGAGGCAGCAGCTGCCCAACAGGAGAGAGCGGCCGCACGGCGGGAGAAGAATGCCACCGAGCGGGAGCTCGTGGTGGAGATGCGGGTGAATGCGGTGGCGGACAGGGAGAAGATCACCCTGGAGCTGGCCAACCAGGCcaaggtggtggtggaggtgaccAAGGAGCAGGAAGCTGCCCTTGCAGAACGGGAGGCAGCCGTGGCGGAGAGAGAGGCCAAGGTTGCCGCCCGGGAAGAAGAGGAGGTAGCCCGGCTCTAG